From a single Maniola hyperantus chromosome 3, iAphHyp1.2, whole genome shotgun sequence genomic region:
- the LOC117996300 gene encoding lanC-like protein 2, with product MTGNGSFDNQFDDFSPISAYNILNEKRDAISENLYTKLQNYKSEKLSYLIAKPVKNIFHHDGTVYTGSAGLALFYLMSSLGKSEGYDDILKKALEFLELKNVKGKRISFLCGDAGMLAIATVISYKLGNRRPDNLPQYGNLAQRLTKLISLLNDSPDELLYGKAGYLYAVLFVNKHVAGNGNDLIPANHIVQIIASILRAGKEFAQQKKSESPLLWQWHEKIYLGAAHGVAGILYMLLQAREYIDANEVRDYIKPSLDWLLNQKFSGGNYPSSLGSASGDRLVQWCHGAPGFVPLCLLAYQVFLEEKYLETAIQCGDVIWQRGICTKGYSICHGVSGNAYSFLQLYQATKNPQHLYRACCFMEWCVAERPGTELHRPDRPASLFEGLLGRIYLAEDIMHPLQAKFPAFCL from the exons ATGACTGGTAATGGGTCATTTGACAATCAATTTGATGATTTTTCGCCCATTTCGGCTTACAATATCCTCAACGAAAAAAGAGATGCG ATTTCGGAAAATCtatatacaaaattacaaaactaTAAAAGTGAAAAGTTGTCGTACTTAATAGCAAAGCCagtgaaaaatatatttcaccATGACGGGACAGTTTATACAGGTTCTGCTGGCTtggcattattttatttgatgtcTTCATTAGGTAAGAGTGAAGGATATGATGATATTTTAAAG AAGGCATTAGAATTCCTTGAACTTAAAAATGTCAAAGGAAAACGCATTAGCTTCTTGTGTGGTGATGCTGGTATGTTGGCAATAGCTACTGTAATTTCTTACAAGCTTGGGAATAGACGCCCAGATAATTTGCCTCAGTATGGAAACTTAGCACAAAG ACTAACAAAACTCATTTCACTGTTAAATGATTCACCAGATGAACTACTGTATGGTAAGGCTGGATACCTTTATGCGGTACTCTTTGTTAACAAACATGTTGCTGGAAATGGAAATGACCTAATTCCTGCTAACCATATTGTACAG ATTATTGCTTCTATCCTGAGGGCTGGGAAAGAGTTTGCACAACAAAAGAAATCTGAGAGTCCACTTTTGTGGCAATGGCATGAAAAAATATATCTAGGAGCAGCACATGGTGTAGCTGGGATTTTGTATATGCTGCTGCAG GCTCGTGAATACATAGATGCGAATGAAGTACGAGATTATATCAAACCTTCATTGGATTGGTTGCTAAATCAAAAATTTTCTGGTGGCAACTACCCATCCTCCTTAGGAAGTGCTTCTGGTGATAGATTAGTGCAATGGTGCCACGGCGCGCCCGGATTTGTGCCTCTGTGTTTATTAGCTTATCAG GTATTTTTGGAAGAAAAATATCTTGAAACCGCCATTCAGTGTGGAGATGTGATCTGGCAAAGAGGAATATGTACAAAAGGTTATAGTATATGTCATGGAGTGAGTGGTAATGCATATTCATTTCTGCAACTTTATCAAGCCACTAAG AATCCACAGCACCTATACAGAGCCTGTTGCTTCATGGAGTGGTGTGTGGCGGAGCGTCCAGGAACAGAGTTGCATCGCCCAGATAGACCAGCGTCATTGTTCGAGGGTTTACTAGGACGTATATACTTGGCCGAAGATATTATGCATCCTTTGCAGGCAAAATTTCCAGCATTTTGTTTGTAA
- the LOC117996291 gene encoding actin-binding protein IPP, giving the protein MSSSIYEKIHKEGSRPYKCYEYANKVSINLNHFRRDGRFCDIDLISGKTKVQAHRVVLAASCEYFDAMFNVGLEESQKGRVVLPSVPPGILPLIIDFIYTGEIVIDKATVQHLMIAADMFQLRELVIGCGEFLKRELHASNALGIFRFAENHNCTELAEEALAHAQAHWNVVANGEELLELPLQQLLTLLSSEQLKVDNEAQVLYPALKWLEHDPSSRRRHCFEVLSHVRLPLISPQVLDDTIKTVQDPSIAVALRTVRVDMKSGRGALVALAAEPRARARRVLVVVGGSCHNAAPHPPHAADNILSSVLKFDLYKREWEELAPMGIARIQPGVAMLSGRVYAVGGEQGSQILANGEVYNPQTDKWSNIAPMKEARCEFGLTAWNGNLFAFGGWVGSDMGSSVEVYDPASDEWTLTGEMPEPRFGMGVVNFEGLIYVVGGCTHTWRHTRDLLCYTPATRSWRALAPMRHARSQAAAVVLGAHLYVIGGNAPRRTVLASVERYSFDDDSWEEVASLKEARAGCAAGAADDMLLAAGGDSECAGERAFYRARTTLASVEMYDAARDVWLLAPPLPQSRAEAGAALL; this is encoded by the exons ATGTCTTCAAGCATTTATGAAAAAATTCACAAAGAAGGCTCCAGGCCTTATAAATGCTACGAATACGCTAATAAAGTGTCCATAAATCTTAATCACTTTAGAAGAGATGGTCGATTTTGTGACATTGACCTGATATCTGGAAAAACTAAAGTGCAG GCACACAGAGTAGTACTGGCGGCCAGCTGTGAATATTTTGATGCAATGTTCAATGTGGGCTTAGAAGAGAGCCAGAAAGGTCGGGTAGTATTACCCAGTGTTCCTCCTGGCATTCTTCCTTTGATAATTGACTTTATTTATACTG GTGAAATAGTGATTGATAAAGCCACAGTACAACATTTGATGATAGCAGCTGATATGTTCCAACTTCGGGAACTGGTAATTGGCTGTGGAGAATTCTTAAAGAGAGAACTGCACGCTTCTAATGCACTCGGCATATTTAG GTTTGCAGAAAATCACAATTGTACTGAGCTTGCAGAGGAAGCATTGGCACATGCTCAGGCTCACTGGAATGTGGTAGCTAATGGTGAAGAACTGTTAGAACTACCCCTGCAGCAACTGCTCACGCTGTTATCTTCAGAGCAACTTAAGGTGGACAATGAAGCTCAG gtactctaTCCAGCTTTAAAATGGCTTGAACATGATCCATCATCACGAAGACGCCATTGTTTTGAAGTTCTAAGCCATGTGCGGTTGCCACTCATCTCCCCTCAAGTGTTGGATGACACCATCAAAACTGTGCAGGATCCTTCTATAGCAGTGGCTTTGAGAACGGTCAGAGTGGATATG AAGTCGGGTCGCGGCGCGCTGGTGGCGCTGGCGGCGGAGCCCCGTGCACGCGCGCGCCGCGTGCTGGTGGTGGTGGGCGGCTCATGCCACAACGCCGCGCCGCATCCGCCGCACGCCGCCGACAACATTCTCTCCTCCGTACTCAAATTTGACTTGTACAAACG AGAATGGGAAGAGCTGGCGCCAATGGGTATAGCAAGAATTCAACCTGGAGTAGCAATGTTGAGCGGGCGCGTGTACGCCGTCGGCGGAGAGCAAGGCAGTCAAATATTGGCTAATGGGGAAGTGTATAATCCACAG ACTGACAAATGGTCAAACATAGCGCCGATGAAAGAAGCGCGGTGCGAGTTCGGGCTGACGGCATGGAACGGCAACCTGTTCGCGTTCGGCGGCTGGGTAGGCTCGGACATGGGCTCGTCGGTAGAGGTGTACGACCCCGCGTCCGACGAGTGGACGCTCACCGGGGAGATGCCAGAGCCACGCTTTGGGATGGGTGTTGTTAATTTTGAAG GTTTAATATATGTGGTGGGCGGCTGTACGCACACGTGGCGGCACACGCGCGACCTGCTGTGCTACACGCCCGCGACGCGCTCGTGGCGCGCACTGGCGCCCATGCGCCACGCGCGCAGCCAGGCTGCCGCCGTGGTGCTCGGCGCGCATCTCTACGTCATCGGCGGCAATGCGCCGCGCCGCACCGTGCTCGCCTCCGTCGAGAGATACAGCTTCGATGAC GACTCGTGGGAGGAGGTGGCGAGCCTGAAGGAGGCGCGTGCGGGCTGTGCGGCGGGCGCGGCCGACGACATGCTGCTGGCGGCCGGCGGCGACAGCGAGTGCGCGGGCGAGCGCGCCTTCTACCGTGCGCGCACCACGCTCGCCTCCGTCGAGATGTACGACGCGGCGCGCGACGTGTGGCTGCTGGCGCCACCGCTGCCGCAATCGCGCGCCGAGGCGGGCGCTGCACTGCTCTGA